In a genomic window of Salmo trutta chromosome 32, fSalTru1.1, whole genome shotgun sequence:
- the LOC115171865 gene encoding lysoplasmalogenase-like, whose translation MDILETAAYDRRQRRNTYCVLFLSLSPFFLAIAVYFYLWIPDSSPSVLAAAIKAAPVISLALLVLSYKGGRSLLGVAGGLIFSAGGDCCLIWPELFLHGMASFALAHLLYSLTFLSTRYSSLSPSSSLSYFFCLLLWLLGGGLYAYLFPFLQKTPDAAVLTPGVGVYVALIVLMATLAVLTRRPLIMLGSLIFMTSDLTLALQTFKVMEPLEHGRHIVMTTYYLAQLLIAVGDIKAAEGGDEFAKWKKS comes from the exons ATGGACATCCTTGAAACAGCCGCCTATGACCGAAGACAGCGCAGGAACACG tactgtgttctgtttctctctctctcgccgttcTTCCTGGCCATCGCTGTCTACTTCTATCTGTGGATCCCCGACTCCTCCCCCTCCGTCCTCGCTGCGGCTATTAAGGCAGCCCCTGTCATCTCATTGGCTCTCCTGGTGCTGAGCTACAAAGGGGGGAGGAGTCTCCTCGGCGTGGCGGGGGGCCTGATCTTCTCGGCAGGCGGCGACTGTTGCCTTATATGGCCCGAGCTGTTTCTCCATG GAATGGCCTCCTTTGCCTTGGCCCACCTGCTCTACTCCCTCACTTTCCTCTCCACTCGTTACTCCTCCCTCAGcccctcctcttccctgtccTACTTCTTTTGCCTGCTCCTGTGGCTGCTGGGGGGAGGCCTCTACGCCTACCTCTTCCCTTTCCTGCAGAAGACGCCGGACGCGGCCGTCCTGACTCCCGGCGTCGGGGTGTACGTGGCTCTGATCGTTCTGATGGCTACGCTGGCGGTTCTCACCCGCCGCCCACTGATCATGCTGGGAAGTTTGATCTtcatgacctctgacctgacGCTGGCTCTGCAGACCTTCAAAGTGATGGAGCCCCTGGAGCACGGCAGGCACATCGTCATGACAACGTACTACCTGGCGCAGCTGCTGATCGCTGTGGGCGACATCAAGGCCGCAGAGGGCGGGGATGAGTTTGCCAAATGGAAGAAATCTTAG
- the LOC115171859 gene encoding putative L-aspartate dehydrogenase isoform X1, producing the protein MTDKLPVMRIGVVGFGHLGKYLVERLQREGAQVGLTLVFVWNRNTDKLRESVAEELILHNLPDFTDRGADVIVEVCHPKIVKDFGVQFLSKAHFLVGSPSALSDPQLNQELRQATEHHGRTLYVPSGALWGGQDILRLNDSGSLKALFIRMSKHPSCFRLTGDVLSDWTEDEGRRVLFSGSVAELCPVAPNNVNTMAAAAIAAGTLGFAGVQGEIVSDTALSDYHVVEVEVTGANGFTVHTVRRNPAKLGAVTGSATYNSFWSSLLVCKGHGGRVYLC; encoded by the exons ATGACTGATAAGTTGCCAGTGATGAGAATTGGAGTTGTGGGATTTGGACATTTAG GGAAGTACCTTGTGGAGAGGCTCCAGAGAGAAGGGGCCCAGGTGGGCCTGACACTGGTCTTTGTGTGGAACAGAAACACTGACAAACTCAGAGAATCAGTGGCTGAGGAGCTGATTCTACACAACCTCCCAGACTttacagacag gggTGCTGATGTGATTGTGGAGGTGTGTCATCCCAAAATTGTAAAAGACTTTGGAGTCCAATTCCTCTCTAAGGCCCATTTTCTg GTGGGCTCTCCTTCAGCCCTCTCAGACCCACAGCTGAACCAGGAACTGCGCCAGGCTACAGAGCATCATGGGAGGACCCTATATGTCCCCAGTGGTGCATTGTGGGGAGGCCAGGATATCCTGAGACTCAATGATAGTGGCTCTTTAAAG GCACTGTTCATCCGGATGTCCAAGCACCCGTCATGTTTCCGTCTGACAGGAGATGTGCTGTCTGATTGGACAGAGGATGAGGGGAGGCGGGTCTTATTCAGTGGCTCGGTGGCAGAGCTCTGTCCCGTCGCCCCTAACAACGTCAACACCATGGCGGCAGCGGCCATCGCAGCGGGGACCCTGGGATTCGCTGGCGTCCAGGGGGAGATTGTGTCGGATACGGC acTAAGTGATTACCacgtggtggaggtggaggtcaCTGGTGCCAATGGCTTCACAGTGCATACAGTGAGGAGGAACCCAGCCAAACTGGGAGCTGTAACTGGGAGTGCCACCTACAACTCTTTCTGGAGCAGCTTACTGG TGTGTAAGGGACATGGTGGCCGGGTTTACTTGTGCTGA
- the LOC115171859 gene encoding putative L-aspartate dehydrogenase isoform X3 → MTDKLPVMRIGVVGFGHLGKYLVERLQREGAQVGLTLVFVWNRNTDKLRESVAEELILHNLPDFTDRGADVIVEVCHPKIVKDFGVQFLSKAHFLVGSPSALSDPQLNQELRQATEHHGRTLYVPSGALWGGQDILRLNDSGSLKALFIRMSKHPSCFRLTGDVLSDWTEDEGRRVLFSGSVAELCPVAPNNVNTMAAAAIAAGTLGFAGVQGEIVSDTALSDYHVVEVEVTGANGFTVHTVRRNPAKLGAVTGSATYNSFWSSLLVCKGHGGRVYLC, encoded by the exons ATGACTGATAAGTTGCCAGTGATGAGAATTGGAGTTGTGGGATTTGGACATTTAG GGAAGTACCTTGTGGAGAGGCTCCAGAGAGAAGGGGCCCAGGTGGGCCTGACACTGGTCTTTGTGTGGAACAGAAACACTGACAAACTCAGAGAATCAGTGGCTGAGGAGCTGATTCTACACAACCTCCCAGACTttacagacag gggTGCTGATGTGATTGTGGAGGTGTGTCATCCCAAAATTGTAAAAGACTTTGGAGTCCAATTCCTCTCTAAGGCCCATTTTCTg GTGGGCTCTCCTTCAGCCCTCTCAGACCCACAGCTGAACCAGGAACTGCGCCAGGCTACAGAGCATCATGGGAGGACCCTATATGTCCCCAGTGGTGCATTGTGGGGAGGCCAGGATATCCTGAGACTCAATGATAGTGGCTCTTTAAAG GCACTGTTCATCCGGATGTCCAAGCACCCGTCATGTTTCCGTCTGACAGGAGATGTGCTGTCTGATTGGACAGAGGATGAGGGGAGGCGGGTCTTATTCAGTGGCTCGGTGGCAGAGCTCTGTCCCGTCGCCCCTAACAACGTCAACACCATGGCGGCAGCGGCCATCGCAGCGGGGACCCTGGGATTCGCTGGCGTCCAGGGGGAGATTGTGTCGGATACGGC acTAAGTGATTACCACGTGGTGGAG gtggaggtcaCTGGTGCCAATGGCTTCACAGTGCATACAGTGAGGAGGAACCCAGCCAAACTGGGAGCTGTAACTGGGAGTGCCACCTACAACTCTTTCTGGAGCAGCTTACTGG TGTGTAAGGGACATGGTGGCCGGGTTTACTTGTGCTGA
- the LOC115171859 gene encoding putative L-aspartate dehydrogenase isoform X4 yields MTDKLPVMRIGVVGFGHLGKYLVERLQREGAQVGLTLVFVWNRNTDKLRESVAEELILHNLPDFTDRGADVIVEVCHPKIVKDFGVQFLSKAHFLVGSPSALSDPQLNQELRQATEHHGRTLYVPSGALWGGQDILRLNDSGSLKALFIRMSKHPSCFRLTGDVLSDWTEDEGRRVLFSGSVAELCPVAPNNVNTMAAAAIAAGTLGFAGVQGEIVSDTALSDYHVVEVEVTGANGFTVHTVRRNPAKLGAVTGSATYNSFWSSLLVCKGHGGRVYLC; encoded by the exons ATGACTGATAAGTTGCCAGTGATGAGAATTGGAGTTGTGGGATTTGGACATTTAG GGAAGTACCTTGTGGAGAGGCTCCAGAGAGAAGGGGCCCAGGTGGGCCTGACACTGGTCTTTGTGTGGAACAGAAACACTGACAAACTCAGAGAATCAGTGGCTGAGGAGCTGATTCTACACAACCTCCCAGACTttacagacag gggTGCTGATGTGATTGTGGAGGTGTGTCATCCCAAAATTGTAAAAGACTTTGGAGTCCAATTCCTCTCTAAGGCCCATTTTCTg GTGGGCTCTCCTTCAGCCCTCTCAGACCCACAGCTGAACCAGGAACTGCGCCAGGCTACAGAGCATCATGGGAGGACCCTATATGTCCCCAGTGGTGCATTGTGGGGAGGCCAGGATATCCTGAGACTCAATGATAGTGGCTCTTTAAAG GCACTGTTCATCCGGATGTCCAAGCACCCGTCATGTTTCCGTCTGACAGGAGATGTGCTGTCTGATTGGACAGAGGATGAGGGGAGGCGGGTCTTATTCAGTGGCTCGGTGGCAGAGCTCTGTCCCGTCGCCCCTAACAACGTCAACACCATGGCGGCAGCGGCCATCGCAGCGGGGACCCTGGGATTCGCTGGCGTCCAGGGGGAGATTGTGTCGGATACGGC acTAAGTGATTACCATGTGGTGGAG gtggaggtcaCTGGTGCCAATGGCTTCACAGTGCATACAGTGAGGAGGAACCCAGCCAAACTGGGAGCTGTAACTGGGAGTGCCACCTACAACTCTTTCTGGAGCAGCTTACTGG TGTGTAAGGGACATGGTGGCCGGGTTTACTTGTGCTGA
- the LOC115171855 gene encoding uncharacterized protein LOC115171855, with the protein MSLFSISNLLKCQSRACRMVVLDRMLLHRACRMVVLDRMLLHRACRMVVLDRMLLHRACRMVVLDRMLLHRACRMVVLDRMLLHRACRMVVLDRMLLHRAYRMVVLDRMLLHRACRMVILDRMLLHRVCRMVILDRMLLHRVCRMVILDRMLLHRVCKMVILDRMLLHRACRMVVLDRMLLHRVCRMVVLDRMLLHRACRMVVVDRMLLHRECRMVVLDRMLLHRAYRMVILDRMLLHRACRMVVLDRMLLHRACRMVVLDRMLLHRACRMVVVDRMLLHRACRMVVVDRMLLHRACRMVVLDRMLLHRVCRMVILDRMLLHRVCRMVILDRMLLHRVCRMVILDRMLLHRACRMVVLDRMLLHRVCRMVVLDRMLLHRACRMVVVDRMLLHRACRMVVLDRMLLHRAYRMVILDRMLLHRACRMVVVDRMLLHRACRMVVLDRMLLHRACRMVVVDRMLLHRACRMVVVDRMLLHRACRMVVLDRMLLHRACRMVVLDRMLLHRACRMVVVDRMLLHRACRMVVLDRMHFPKTPTKTPFISP; encoded by the exons ATGTCATTGTTCTCTATTTCTAATCTTCTGAAATGTCAGAGTAGAGCGTGCAGAATG GTTGTACTGGACAGAATGCTGTTACATAGAGCATGCAGAATGGTTGTACTGGACAGAATGCTGTTACATAGAGCATGCAGAATGGTTGTACTGGACAGAATGCTGTTACATAGAGCATGCAGAATGGTTGTACTGGACAGAATGCTGCTACATAGAGCGTGCAGAATGGTTGTACTGGACAGAATGCTGTTACATAGAGCGTGCAGAATGGTTGTACTGGACAGAATGCTGTTACATAGAGCATACAGAATGGTTGTACTGGACAGAATGCTGTTACATAGAGCGTGCAGAATGGTTATACTGGACAGAATGCTGTTACATAGAGTGTGCAGAATGGTTATACTGGACAGAATGCTGTTACATAGAGTGTGCAGAATGGTTATACTGGACAGAATGCTGTTACATAGAGTGTGCAAAATGGTTATACTGGACAGAATGCTGTTACATAGAGCATGCAGAATGGTTGTACTGGACAGAATGCTGTTACATAGAGTGTGCAGAATGGTTGTACTGGACAGAATGCTGTTACATAGAGCGTGCAGAATGGTTGTAGTGGACAGAATGCTGTTACATAGAGAGTGCAGAATGGTTGTACTGGACAGAATGCTGTTACATAGAGCATACAGAATGGTTATACTGGACAGAATGCTGTTACATAGAGCGTGCAGAATGGTTGTACTGGACAGAATGCTGTTACATAGAGCATGCAGAATGGTTGTACTGGACAGAATGCTGTTACATAGAGCATGCAGAATGGTTGTAGTGGACAGAATGCTGTTACATAGAGCATGCAGAATGGTTGTAGTGGACAGAATGCTGTTACATAGAGCGTGCAGAATGGTTGTACTGGACAGAATGCTGTTACATAGAGTGTGCAGAATGGTTATACTGGACAGAATGCTGTTACATAGAGTGTGCAGAATGGTTATACTGGACAGAATGCTGTTACATAGAGTGTGCAGAATGGTTATACTGGACAGAATGCTGTTACATAGAGCATGCAGAATGGTTGTACTGGACAGAATGCTGTTACATAGAGTGTGCAGAATGGTTGTACTGGACAGAATGCTGTTACATAGAGCGTGCAGAATGGTTGTAGTGGACAGAATGCTGTTACATAGAGCGTGCAGAATGGTTGTACTGGACAGAATGCTGTTACATAGAGCATACAGAATGGTTATACTGGACAGAATGCTGTTACATAGAGCGTGCAGAATGGTTGTAGTGGACAGAATGCTGTTACATAGAGCATGCAGAATGGTTGTACTGGACAGAATGCTGTTACATAGAGCATGCAGAATGGTTGTAGTGGACAGAATGCTGTTACATAGAGCATGCAGAATGGTTGTAGTGGACAGAATGCTGTTACATAGAGCGTGCAGAATGGTTGTACTGGACAGAATGCTGTTACATAGAGCGTGCAGAATGGTTGTACTGGACAGAATGCTGTTACATAGAGCATGCAGAATGGTTGTAGTGGACAGAATGCTGTTACATAGAGCGTGCAGAATGGTTGTACTGGACAGAATGCATTTTCCCAAAACCCCTACAAAAACGCCATTCATTTCCCCATAG